The following proteins are co-located in the Brockia lithotrophica genome:
- a CDS encoding NAD kinase has protein sequence MWENGRLRGTKVKTFALVTRGDGDSEKLAERIRDALLEEGWSESEYPELCVAVGGDGTMLEAFHTYYPKYPQVAFVGLHTGRLGFYADWKRHEVAWLIELILHETPRIVEYPLVRVEIENEDGAYTRFLALNEIIVRSPSLRTLVLDVWLNAKRFETFRGDGLILATPSGSTAYTHSVGGSVIHPSLEVLQLSEIAGVNNIEYRTLGRSLVIPSHHVLDLFPLDEGRELLVGVDGRAHHIARVRRIRGKVAEEKVRFARYRPFPFWQRVREKFLGDG, from the coding sequence ATGTGGGAGAACGGCCGGCTGAGGGGGACGAAGGTGAAGACGTTTGCTCTCGTGACGCGGGGAGACGGGGACAGCGAAAAGCTCGCCGAGAGGATTCGCGACGCGCTTTTAGAAGAGGGTTGGAGCGAGAGCGAGTATCCGGAACTGTGCGTCGCCGTGGGCGGAGACGGCACGATGCTCGAGGCCTTTCACACGTACTATCCGAAGTACCCGCAAGTGGCCTTTGTGGGCTTGCACACGGGGCGCCTTGGGTTTTACGCCGACTGGAAGCGCCACGAGGTCGCCTGGCTCATCGAGCTCATCCTCCACGAAACCCCGCGAATCGTGGAGTATCCGCTCGTGCGGGTGGAAATCGAAAACGAGGACGGGGCGTACACCCGTTTTCTCGCCCTCAACGAGATCATCGTCCGGAGTCCCTCCCTCCGCACGCTCGTGCTTGACGTTTGGCTTAACGCCAAGCGATTCGAGACGTTTCGCGGCGACGGACTCATCCTCGCCACTCCTTCCGGTTCGACGGCGTACACCCACTCCGTGGGAGGCAGCGTAATCCACCCTTCCCTCGAAGTCCTCCAGCTGTCCGAAATCGCAGGTGTAAACAACATCGAGTACCGGACGCTCGGTCGGTCCCTCGTGATTCCGAGCCATCACGTGCTCGACCTCTTTCCCCTCGACGAGGGACGCGAGCTCCTCGTCGGCGTTGACGGCCGCGCCCACCACATCGCGCGGGTTCGGCGGATCCGCGGCAAGGTAGCGGAAGAAAAGGTTCGTTTTGCCCGCTACCGCCCGTTTCCCTTCTGGCAGCGCGTTCGCGAGAAATTCCTCGGGGACGGTTGA
- a CDS encoding Cysteine synthase yields MRVIEDSLDLIGHTPIVRLKRFSPEGRRIYVKLETHNPGGSVKDRPARAMIERAEAEGRIRPGKTTLVEASSGNTGIGLAVVAAVKGYRLVLVMPEHMPRERRLLLEVYGAEVVLTPADLGMEGAVREAERIARDLPDAFLVSQFDNPANPLSHATTTARELLAQMGALGDVRAVVVGVGTAGTLRGLVEGLRPFRPDLKLVAVEPRSSPVLSGGTAGKHAIYGIGAGFVPPLYPRDAVDEVVAVSDEDAYATVLRVARTEGIFLGPSSGAALFAAEGIARALPPGSAVIALAPDGGERYLSAWEQRLVPRGS; encoded by the coding sequence ATGCGCGTGATCGAAGATTCCCTTGACCTCATCGGGCATACGCCCATCGTTCGCCTCAAGCGTTTTTCCCCGGAAGGACGCCGGATCTACGTAAAGCTCGAAACCCACAACCCCGGAGGAAGCGTGAAAGATCGGCCGGCGCGGGCGATGATCGAACGGGCGGAAGCGGAAGGTCGGATTCGCCCGGGCAAGACGACACTCGTCGAGGCGTCTTCCGGTAACACGGGCATCGGCCTTGCGGTCGTCGCCGCGGTAAAGGGCTACCGGCTCGTGCTCGTCATGCCGGAACACATGCCGCGCGAGCGCCGCCTCCTCCTCGAGGTGTACGGAGCGGAGGTCGTGCTCACACCGGCGGACTTAGGGATGGAGGGGGCCGTACGCGAGGCAGAAAGGATCGCTCGGGATCTTCCCGACGCCTTTCTTGTCTCGCAGTTCGACAACCCGGCGAATCCTCTTTCGCACGCGACCACTACGGCACGTGAGCTGCTTGCCCAAATGGGTGCCTTGGGGGACGTTCGCGCGGTGGTCGTGGGTGTGGGGACTGCCGGTACTCTGCGGGGACTCGTAGAAGGACTTCGTCCCTTTCGCCCGGACCTCAAGCTCGTTGCCGTGGAACCCCGGAGCTCCCCGGTGCTGTCCGGGGGAACGGCCGGAAAACACGCGATTTACGGGATCGGCGCGGGGTTTGTCCCACCCCTGTATCCTCGAGACGCCGTGGACGAGGTCGTTGCCGTTTCCGACGAAGACGCGTACGCAACGGTGCTCCGCGTCGCGCGAACAGAGGGAATCTTTCTCGGCCCTTCGTCCGGTGCGGCTCTCTTCGCCGCCGAAGGGATCGCCCGTGCGCTTCCGCCGGGCAGTGCGGTGATCGCCCTCGCTCCGGATGGGGGCGAGCGCTACCTGAGCGCGTGGGAACAACGTTTGGTGCCAAGGGGGTCGTAA
- a CDS encoding Metal-dependent hydrolase, producing the protein MRVYDVTRPVHPEMFTYKEKAEKRPRFTIVRDFTADGSGARETRLDLDAHTGTHLDAPLHMLPRGPAVHALNPERFFGLAYVVDFADREGRIDTEVLRERLHALVALPAATPSSEREEAWRGELRGTFILLRTRSSLVERFLWDFPYLAADGAEFLANLGVRGVGIDALGIERDQPGHPTHKTLLERGIAIYEGLNLAMVPEGVYAFFALPLPLVDVEASPVRAVLVDDPELVAYFSKRRGSLA; encoded by the coding sequence GTGCGCGTGTACGACGTGACGCGTCCCGTCCACCCGGAGATGTTCACGTATAAGGAAAAAGCGGAAAAGCGACCGCGTTTCACGATCGTCCGCGACTTCACCGCCGACGGAAGCGGCGCCCGAGAAACGCGCCTCGATCTGGACGCCCACACGGGCACGCACCTCGACGCTCCGCTCCACATGCTTCCGAGAGGTCCCGCGGTTCACGCGCTTAACCCCGAACGCTTTTTCGGCCTCGCGTACGTGGTGGACTTCGCCGATCGGGAAGGCAGGATCGACACCGAAGTCTTGCGCGAACGCCTGCATGCCCTCGTCGCGCTCCCCGCCGCCACGCCGTCTTCCGAACGAGAAGAAGCCTGGCGCGGGGAACTTCGCGGGACCTTTATCCTCCTACGGACGCGGAGCTCGCTCGTCGAGCGCTTCCTCTGGGACTTTCCTTACCTCGCCGCAGACGGCGCAGAGTTTCTGGCGAATTTGGGGGTTCGGGGCGTGGGGATTGACGCGCTCGGGATCGAGCGCGATCAACCCGGCCACCCAACGCACAAAACCCTCTTAGAACGCGGGATTGCGATCTACGAGGGGTTGAACCTCGCTATGGTCCCCGAGGGGGTATACGCCTTTTTCGCTCTGCCCCTCCCCCTTGTAGACGTCGAGGCGTCGCCCGTTCGGGCCGTGCTCGTAGACGATCCGGAGCTCGTCGCCTATTTTTCCAAGAGGAGGGGGTCGTTGGCATGA
- a CDS encoding Glucose-6-phosphate 1-dehydrogenase, producing MLFPPSSFAGGAGDVYRQVDVPHVLFVFFGATGDLARRKLYPALYELWKGGELRGRMAVLGVSRRPFDDEAYREFVRKAVNEYRPFALYGEAARSFLERFSFLSADVGDAETTAKLAARIAGVEERFSLPGNRVFYLSIAPQHFAPIAQGLKTSGLLEGSGFRRVVIEKPFGWDLRSARELNAALLEAFDERDIYRIDHYLGKAMVQNIAVLRFANLLFEPLWNRHYIAQVEITAAETVGVGDRKGYYEAAGALRDMVQNHILQMVAMVAMEPPGRFEPEAIRDEKVKALRSLRVYRPEEVPLFVVRGQYRPGVTLGEAVPGYREEIGKPTSTTETYVAAVLFLENFRWWGVPFLVRTGKRLARKRTDIVIHFRNLPPTVKALSGIEGEELTPNRLVLRVQPDEGVFLTFNVRASRSPFQLVPTAMELSRGEAIGFNTPEAYERLLYDVVVGDPTNFTRWDEVEAAWRWVDPVAEFFSAAGEEGLAFYPAGSEGPAEAQRIARRHGLPFTSLVDERAPVLP from the coding sequence TTGCTTTTTCCTCCATCGTCGTTTGCAGGGGGGGCCGGCGACGTGTATCGACAGGTAGACGTACCCCACGTACTCTTCGTCTTTTTCGGGGCGACGGGAGATCTCGCCCGTCGCAAGCTCTACCCCGCCCTCTACGAACTCTGGAAAGGAGGGGAGCTCCGAGGACGCATGGCCGTGCTCGGGGTATCCCGCCGCCCGTTCGACGACGAAGCCTACCGCGAGTTCGTACGCAAGGCGGTAAACGAGTACCGCCCCTTCGCCCTGTACGGAGAAGCGGCACGCTCGTTTTTGGAGCGCTTTTCCTTTCTGTCCGCGGATGTGGGCGACGCCGAAACGACCGCGAAACTCGCGGCCCGCATCGCCGGGGTCGAGGAGAGGTTTTCCCTACCCGGCAACCGCGTGTTTTACCTCTCCATCGCCCCGCAGCACTTCGCTCCCATTGCCCAGGGTCTCAAGACGAGCGGCCTTCTCGAGGGAAGCGGGTTTCGCCGCGTGGTGATCGAAAAGCCCTTCGGTTGGGACCTTCGCTCCGCCCGCGAGCTCAACGCCGCGCTTCTCGAAGCCTTTGACGAACGGGACATCTACCGCATCGATCACTACTTGGGAAAGGCGATGGTGCAAAACATCGCCGTCCTCCGTTTCGCCAACCTCCTCTTTGAACCTCTCTGGAACCGCCACTACATCGCCCAAGTGGAGATCACCGCCGCCGAGACGGTCGGCGTGGGCGACCGCAAGGGGTACTACGAGGCGGCCGGCGCGCTCAGGGACATGGTACAAAACCACATCCTTCAGATGGTTGCCATGGTGGCCATGGAGCCGCCCGGCCGCTTCGAACCCGAGGCAATCCGCGACGAAAAGGTGAAGGCCCTCCGGAGCCTCCGGGTCTACCGCCCGGAAGAAGTCCCCCTCTTCGTCGTCCGCGGGCAATATCGCCCGGGTGTCACCCTCGGGGAGGCCGTCCCCGGGTACCGCGAGGAGATTGGGAAACCCACTTCAACGACGGAAACCTACGTGGCGGCCGTGCTCTTCCTCGAAAACTTCCGCTGGTGGGGCGTTCCCTTCCTCGTGCGCACGGGCAAGCGCCTGGCGCGCAAGAGGACAGACATCGTGATCCACTTTCGCAACCTTCCGCCGACGGTGAAGGCGCTTTCCGGGATCGAGGGCGAAGAACTCACCCCCAACCGCCTCGTGCTTCGCGTGCAGCCGGACGAGGGGGTTTTCCTCACCTTCAACGTGCGCGCGTCGCGCTCGCCCTTCCAACTCGTCCCGACGGCCATGGAGCTCTCCCGCGGCGAGGCCATAGGCTTCAATACCCCCGAGGCGTACGAGCGCCTCCTCTACGACGTCGTCGTAGGCGATCCTACGAACTTCACCCGCTGGGACGAAGTGGAGGCCGCCTGGCGTTGGGTCGACCCCGTCGCCGAATTCTTTTCCGCGGCCGGTGAGGAAGGTCTCGCCTTTTACCCTGCAGGGTCGGAAGGTCCGGCGGAAGCCCAGCGCATCGCCCGCAGGCACGGGCTTCCGTTCACCTCCCTCGTGGACGAGCGGGCGCCCGTCCTTCCGTGA
- a CDS encoding site-specific recombinase XerD has protein sequence MNRPSWSEALAEFLLHKRAEGIREETLRGYERHVKQFFNRYPRAWEDMSALRQSAFEWLSEPVKPATYNLRLVYVRAFLKWCREQGYVDDNPLQKFKRRKADPRIVELSEETLRELLQLPDQKTFSGLRDYALLLLTLDTGIRPNEAFQLLPEDFDFRTLSVHIRAEVSKTKTLRVLPISPQTAQAVRKLLKAHHPDWNAKTPVFCTFDGRPLNRYTWNERLNMYSERLGVKIRPYDLRHAFALLFLRQGGHAFALQRILGHADMSMTKRYVALTQEDLKNIHAVATPLSVVLKSPHPRRRKL, from the coding sequence GTGAACCGCCCGTCGTGGTCTGAAGCACTCGCCGAATTTCTTCTCCACAAGCGCGCGGAAGGAATTCGCGAGGAAACCTTGCGGGGATACGAACGGCACGTGAAGCAGTTTTTCAACCGGTATCCCCGGGCGTGGGAAGACATGTCCGCCCTGAGGCAATCGGCTTTTGAATGGTTGTCAGAACCCGTGAAACCGGCGACGTACAACCTCCGGCTCGTGTATGTCCGCGCCTTCCTGAAGTGGTGTCGCGAACAAGGTTACGTGGACGACAATCCCCTTCAGAAGTTCAAGCGCCGAAAGGCGGATCCCCGCATCGTAGAGCTTTCGGAAGAGACGCTAAGGGAACTTCTTCAACTTCCCGACCAAAAAACATTTTCCGGGCTCCGAGACTATGCCCTTCTGCTTCTCACGCTTGATACGGGCATTCGCCCGAATGAGGCGTTTCAACTACTCCCAGAAGATTTCGACTTTCGAACGCTCAGCGTGCACATTCGCGCCGAAGTATCCAAGACGAAAACCTTACGTGTTCTTCCCATCTCTCCACAGACGGCGCAGGCGGTTCGAAAGCTCCTCAAAGCACACCATCCGGACTGGAATGCTAAGACGCCGGTCTTTTGCACATTCGACGGTCGCCCGCTTAACCGGTATACCTGGAATGAACGGCTGAATATGTACAGTGAGCGCCTTGGCGTCAAAATCCGACCTTACGATCTCCGCCATGCGTTTGCCCTGCTTTTTCTTCGCCAGGGCGGACATGCCTTCGCGCTTCAAAGAATCTTGGGGCACGCCGACATGAGCATGACGAAGCGCTACGTCGCCCTTACACAAGAAGACCTGAAAAACATCCACGCCGTGGCGACGCCCCTCAGTGTAGTCTTAAAATCTCCTCACCCGCGGAGGAGAAAGCTGTGA
- a CDS encoding DNA primase/helicase, phage-associated: protein MNTKKYFPHELRVMERWIFWRMVDRNGRKTKVPVGEDGHPISLKDERHWKTLDELERMKNDSLHDGVGFVFTAKDGLIGIDLDNAFENPFDAKSVKPWAREILERFREAYITWSPSGKGVHIILLGTWGQGHRRKLGDGGIEVYADKRFFTMTGLLVEGYSTPKLVEAPEALEWLGNRYFGEEEVKKGMKGVGVVSNAPITRAEVPPGLPDSVHELRRALENGKTSEEEILPLLLAALPLAGELGKRAMRLIQGDAEALAEFLNDQSSIEQSLANAFAVVTGGDHGMIIKLLTLFSPRWEKHEKLEREDYLERTAAEAVDWYYTTHRRKIEVKHGVLDHEVRNAALEALQWRYEGRLFLYGDAPVILEGDRLHTLDPVRLSLLLADAAIFQRGAKGRQIDPPDRLVRALLEYVKMRNVWPNLRGIVQAPLVFDNGRVVNKNGYDPDSELLFVNLPPIDIPSSPTKNDAMEAYGRIVSMLDFAFATPSDESAAVAYLLTVLLRPAISLAPLFLITAPKPGSGKTTLAQVGGVVAYGRIPEVHPEPGNEEESRKRIDASLLEGRTLIILDNLHRDIRLPTLEATLTSEMVTIRPLGRSETRTVPNTATFVATGNNIAPRDDMQRRTVVIRIEGRSEPMFSETTEGRKQSFLHEILSRRNELLSALLTIVLAYHRAGKPNVQAISFPSFEEWAQMVRDPLVWLGAADPVETVQRTIEEDEYRAALTAMFEILHEEFGSNQFSSREVANRFNSLVQTNKTNSDGRTDLILELASRLKMTNRFEEFDSTLIGYKLREWRDQVHGGFKLVRVGTGHGKMTKWQLVQVATAEDEVRESLSEKVYE from the coding sequence ATGAACACCAAAAAATATTTCCCTCACGAACTGCGTGTAATGGAAAGGTGGATTTTCTGGCGAATGGTGGACAGGAACGGACGGAAGACGAAAGTCCCTGTCGGGGAGGATGGACACCCTATCTCCCTGAAAGATGAACGGCATTGGAAGACGCTGGATGAGCTCGAGAGGATGAAAAACGATTCCCTTCACGACGGGGTAGGGTTTGTATTCACGGCAAAAGACGGACTGATAGGAATTGACCTCGACAACGCCTTTGAGAATCCGTTCGACGCGAAATCTGTTAAGCCCTGGGCTCGGGAAATTTTGGAGCGCTTTCGCGAGGCGTATATCACGTGGAGCCCTTCGGGAAAAGGCGTCCACATCATCCTCCTCGGCACGTGGGGACAAGGGCATAGGAGGAAGCTTGGCGACGGTGGGATTGAGGTTTACGCGGACAAGAGGTTTTTCACCATGACCGGGCTGCTGGTCGAAGGATACAGCACGCCTAAACTCGTCGAGGCTCCAGAGGCTCTGGAGTGGCTTGGGAATCGGTATTTCGGCGAGGAGGAGGTGAAGAAAGGCATGAAGGGTGTTGGTGTGGTGTCGAATGCACCGATTACCCGTGCCGAGGTGCCTCCAGGGCTACCGGACAGCGTACATGAGTTGCGCCGAGCCTTGGAGAACGGCAAGACCAGCGAGGAGGAGATTTTACCTCTCCTTCTCGCTGCACTTCCGCTTGCCGGTGAACTCGGGAAACGGGCGATGCGGCTCATCCAGGGCGATGCAGAAGCTCTTGCGGAGTTTCTGAACGACCAATCCTCCATTGAACAATCTCTTGCCAACGCCTTCGCCGTGGTTACCGGCGGCGACCATGGGATGATCATCAAACTCCTTACGCTTTTCTCCCCACGATGGGAAAAGCACGAAAAACTCGAGCGCGAGGATTACCTAGAGCGCACCGCAGCCGAAGCTGTGGACTGGTATTATACCACGCACCGTCGGAAGATTGAAGTAAAGCATGGCGTACTCGACCATGAAGTACGCAATGCAGCCTTGGAGGCACTCCAATGGCGCTATGAGGGGCGACTCTTCCTCTACGGAGATGCGCCTGTAATCTTAGAGGGCGATCGCCTCCACACCCTTGATCCGGTACGTCTCTCCTTGCTCCTTGCAGACGCGGCGATCTTTCAACGCGGAGCTAAGGGGAGGCAAATCGACCCTCCGGATAGGCTGGTAAGGGCTTTACTCGAGTATGTCAAGATGCGGAATGTGTGGCCCAACCTTCGCGGCATCGTTCAGGCGCCGCTTGTCTTCGACAACGGTCGCGTGGTGAATAAGAACGGGTATGACCCCGATTCGGAACTCCTCTTCGTAAACTTGCCGCCCATCGACATACCAAGTTCTCCCACGAAAAACGACGCGATGGAGGCTTACGGGAGAATCGTCTCTATGCTCGACTTTGCTTTCGCAACTCCTTCTGACGAATCCGCCGCCGTCGCCTACCTCCTCACCGTCCTTCTCCGACCTGCAATATCCTTGGCTCCACTCTTCCTGATCACCGCTCCAAAACCGGGAAGCGGGAAAACGACGTTAGCACAGGTTGGAGGAGTCGTAGCTTACGGGCGGATACCAGAAGTTCATCCGGAACCCGGGAATGAAGAAGAATCCCGCAAGCGCATCGATGCATCGCTTCTCGAAGGTCGTACGCTTATCATCCTGGACAACCTACACCGCGACATCCGCTTGCCTACCCTCGAAGCGACGCTCACCTCTGAGATGGTCACCATCCGTCCTCTCGGGCGCTCGGAAACGCGCACCGTGCCGAATACCGCCACTTTCGTCGCCACGGGCAACAATATCGCGCCGAGAGACGATATGCAACGTCGAACGGTCGTAATTCGCATCGAAGGGCGGTCAGAACCCATGTTCTCAGAAACGACGGAGGGACGGAAACAGTCGTTCTTACACGAAATCCTCTCCCGCCGCAATGAGCTCCTTTCCGCCCTTCTCACCATAGTCCTTGCATACCATCGTGCGGGAAAGCCAAACGTGCAAGCCATCTCCTTCCCCTCGTTCGAGGAGTGGGCACAAATGGTTCGCGACCCGCTCGTATGGCTCGGGGCAGCCGATCCCGTGGAGACGGTTCAAAGAACGATTGAGGAGGATGAATACAGGGCGGCTTTGACAGCCATGTTCGAGATTTTGCATGAGGAGTTTGGCTCTAATCAATTTTCCTCCCGAGAGGTTGCAAATCGCTTCAATAGTTTAGTACAAACGAACAAAACAAACTCAGACGGACGTACCGATTTGATTCTCGAGCTAGCTTCCCGACTGAAGATGACCAATCGCTTCGAAGAGTTCGACTCAACGCTGATAGGATACAAGCTTCGCGAGTGGAGGGATCAGGTACACGGCGGTTTTAAGCTCGTCCGTGTGGGGACGGGGCACGGCAAGATGACGAAGTGGCAACTCGTGCAGGTTGCCACGGCGGAGGATGAAGTAAGGGAATCTCTGTCAGAAAAAGTTTATGAATAA